aagaatttgagattttaatgagattttgtTTATACTTCTAGCTTTGTAAATGAATACTTGCTCTTAATAGATTACTTTTTCTGAAGTTTGTTTAGCTTTTTTCGagcacaccttttttttttcgtaaggATTTCTATTCTTGACAAGCTACTGGCTCGGCTTTCTTCGAACACACCTTTGTTTTGAAGGTTCTACGTTCTTTACAAGCCATTTGGCGTAACCTTCTTTGGATACACCTTGCTTGAAGGTTTTACATCCTTGACAGGTTACTGACTTTAACCTTCTttggacacaccttgtttgaagGTTCTACGTCCTTTACCGGTTTTGACTTATGAAAGTTACAAATCTTTTTTAGTGACCTGTTGGTCATTTATGTCGAGGGTAGTTTTAACTTACCTTGCTTTGGAAtgttaaaagatgattgaaacTCTGGgagattcttttatttaaaaaagtaatgaaaattACAGGAAAAATAAGAATCAAACGAAAATCAAATAAGAATCACCTTTCTGAAATAAGCTAGACAAAGTACTTTTTTAGGTGCTTGGCATTCCACGGCCTGGGGAGTGTTTTTCCTTCCATACTCTCAAGGTAGTAAGCTCTCGCCCTTCTACACTTGATCACTCTGTAGGGTCCTTCCCAGTTCGGAGCTAACTTCCCTTCCATAGGGTCTCTGGTAGCAATGGTGGTCTTGCGCAAGACTAGGTCCCCAATCTTAAAACTTCTGTGCTTGACTCCTTTATTAAAATACCGAGTCGCTCTCTCCTGGTATGCCGCCATAGTTACTCGGGCTTGGTCTCGCTTCTCTTGTAACAGGTCAAAGTGTAGTTTGAGCCCTTCATTGTTAGTTTCGGAATGAAAGGATTCGACTCGGTAACTTCCCGAGCCTATCTCGGCTGGGATGACTGCCTCGGTTCCAAAAGCCATAGCGTATGGAGACTCCTCTGTGGGTATTCTCTTGGTTGTTCGATATGCCTATAAAACTTCTGGGAGGTCATCTGCACAGTCCCCCTTCCGATCTCcaagttttttcttcaacattttgaaaattgttttgttagtCACTTCTACTTGTCCATTTGCCTGAGGATGGGCTGGAGACGAGTAGTAGTTTCTAATATGGAGCTTCGCACACCATTCTCGAAATGATTCACAGTCAAATTGCTTTCCGTTATCAGTTACAAAGGCATGAGGAATACCATAACGGCAAACAACATTCTTCTACAAGAACCTTTCGATGCTCTTGGCCGTAATGTTCACTAGAGCTTCTACTTCTGCCCATTTTGTGAAATAATCCACTGCCACAACCGCGAAACGCATACCCCCTTTTCCACGAGGTAGTGGTCttactatatctaccccccattgtgagAAGGGCCGTAGCGAGGAGATTGAGCTTAAGTCTTCTGGGGGTTGCTTTGCGATGTTTGCGAAGCGTTGGCATTTGTCACAATTTCTTACCATTTGTACCGAGTCCCGATTTATATTCGGCCAGTAGAAACCGGCTCTGACTGCTTTATGTGCCAATACTCTCGCTCCCGAGTGATTGCCGCAGATTCCTTCATGGATCTCGCGGAGTACATAATCTCCTTCTTCCTTTGAGATACATTTGAGTAGCGGTAGCATGAAGCCCCGTTTGTATAGGACTCCATTAATTATGGTAAATCTAGCAGCCTTAATTTTGATTTGAGTTGCTGATTTTTTATCTGACGGGAGAGTTCCCTGTTCTAAATATTCCCTTATGCTCCTCTGCCATTTAGATACGGTCTCGGTAACTGAGACCGAGACCGTCTCGGGTATGGCAGGTCTCGACAAAACCTGAATTGGTACCTCAGGTTCTTCAACACCGCTAACTGCTGTTGATGCTTTTCGGGCCAGCTGGTCCGCCCTTTCATTCTCTTCTCTCGGGATCTTCATAATACATAATTTCCTAAAGGCATTTTGTAAATCCTGTACCTTTGACAGATATTGCTTCATCTTATCTCCTCTGGCTTCAAACTCTCCCCGGATGTGTCCAACAATCACCTGGGAGTCACTCCGTAGCTCAACAAAATCGGCTCCCATCTCTCGGGCTAAACCGAGTCCTACCAGAACTGCCTCATACTCGGTTTCGTTATTAGTGGTCTTGAACTCCAACCTTAGGGAACTACATAATTCTTCTCCATCCGGGGTGATTAATACTACTCCAGCTCCACCATTCTTCCTTGTAGATGATCCGTCTACGTAGACTACCCCTGTTTCCTCTTTCTGCCATTCTGTGGTGGCAGGTAGATTAGTGAATTCTGCTAAGAATTCCTTGGGAGGaactcaatatcaaattctccGAGTTCGATCCCCTAGTTCGCTAATCTGCGAGACAAATCTAACTTTCTGAGCACTTTCTTCAATGGGTACTCGGTCAAGACTCTGATAGTGTGAGCTTGGAAATACAGGCGTAGTTTCCTTGAAGCAATAATCAACGCAAATGCTAACTTCTCCATCTGAGGGTACCGCTCTTCTGCTCCCCTCAATGCTCTACTTATAAAGTAGACCGGTTTCTGAACACCGTCTTCTTCTCGGATAAGGGCCGCACTTATAGTTGTTGGGGAAACAGCCAGTTTAAATACAAAGCTTCCCCGGGAACGACTCTGCTTAACAGAGGTGTGCTGGTCAGATACTTCTTCAGCTGTTCAAAGGCTTCTTCACACTCTGTAGACCATTCAAATGCCTTCCTTAGGATTCTGAAGAAGGGTAGGCATTTGTCTGTCGACCGAGAGATGAATCGGTTTAACGCTGCAATTCTGCCCGTCAACTGCTGGAGTTGCTTCGTATTTTTAGGTAACTGCATATCCAACACTGCTTGGATCTTTTCGGGATTAGCTTCTATTCCTCAGTTTGACACCATATAACCGAGAAATTTTCCCGAGGCCACTCCAAACGTACACTTTGCGGGATTCAATTTCATCCCATATTTCTTTAAGGTTCCAAAAGTCTCCTGCAAGTCTTCTATATGACCTTCTGGTAGCATGCTTTTGACCAACATGTCATCGACATATAAATCCATATTACAGCCGATTTGGTCTCGGAACATCTTATTGACCAGTCTCTGATACGTCGCTCCGACGTTCTTGAGACCGAAAGGCAAAACCTTGTAGCAATACAAGCCTCGATCAGTGATGAATGCAGTCTTTTCTTGGTCTTCTAGATGCATATAAATCTGGTTGTAACCAGAAAAAGCGTCGATAAAGCTCAACAGGCCGTATCTCGCTGTCGAGTCCACCAGCGCACCAATGCATGGTAGAGGAAAGCTGTCCTTCGAGCACGCCTTATTAAGGTCTGTGAAGTCTACACACATTTTCCACTTCCCACTGGATTTTTTGACCAGCACCACATTAGCCAACCAGTCGAGATAATAAACCTCCTCTATAAACCGAGCTTTAAGTAATTTCTCCACTTCCTCGGCGATAGCCATATTCCGTTCTGGGGCAAACTTTCTTCTCTTCTGTCTTACTAGCTTTATGTTTGGGTCCACATTGAGTTGGTGGACAATGTCATCGGGATTGATCCCCGGCATATCTTCATGAGTCCACGCAAACACCTCCATAATTTCTTGAAGAAAAGTTATGAGAGAGTCTCGGATTTTCGAGGCGAGCTGCGTTCCTACTTTCACTACTTTTCCTTCTTCCAATTTTACTTCTTCTAAAGGCTCGGCAGGTTCCCCTTTTAGGGGAACTTTACTTCGGCTGCCCACCATACCTACCGTTAAAGGGGAAGGTTCTGACTTCTTCAAGGAAATGTTATAACACTTCCTTGCCGTAACTTGATCTCCTTTTACCACTCCTACTCCCTCCTCAATAGGAAACTTCATCATTAAATGGTAAGTGGAAGTTACAGCCTTCAACTTATTAAGGGATGGTCGACCAATGATTGCGTTGTATGAAGACGGCCGATCAATCACTAAGAAATCAACCATAGTTGTGGACTGCCTTGGAGTCGTTCCTACTGTAACTGGTAGGGAGACGAGTCTCATTGGCTAAACTTGTTCCCCTACAAACCCTACCAGTGGTGAATCAAACGGTTGGATCCTGTTTCGTTCGACACCCATTTGTTTGAAAACCAGCCAATATAAAATGTTGGCTAAACTACCATTGTCTACCAAGACTCGGTGGATTTTATGGTTGGCCACCGTTAGCGTGACGACTAACACATCATCATGAGGAAATATTACCCCCCTTTCATCTTCTTCAGAAAAGGATATGGCCATCCTCGCTCTCCTTGCTATTTTTAGAGGTCTTTCGACCAACAGTACTTCGTTATCAGCTTTCGTTCTCCTCGCATAAGCTTTCCTAGATGAGCTAGAAATTCCTCCGCCAGCCAGTCCTCCCGAGATGGTGTGAATTTCCCTCACTACATCTTGATGGCGAGGCTGATGGAATTCTCTGTCTCGTCTTGGCTCCGCCTGCTGATCTTGCATCGGTTCAGCATACCGATCTTCTCTCGGCCTTGCCTCTCGGTTTCTGTGAGCTTCTCGGTCTCCTTCCAGTAACAGAGGCTCTTCATTTCTTCGTTGATTCCTCTCACCCGCTAGGAATTTCACCAACCTTCCGTTTCTGATATGGTTCTCAATCTCTTGCCTCAATGTTATGCATTCCTCGGTTAAATGACCATGATCGCAATGATACTCGCAATACTTCTGAGGATCACGTCTCTTAGGATCGCCCTTCAGCTTGCTTGGCCATTTGAAGGCAGGATCCCTCCTTATCTCCATGAATACCTCAGCATGCTAGTATTCAATGGACTGAACTTCGCGCTCTGCAATTTCCGAGGGTCCATTCTAGGATATGATGGGGCCACCTTCTCCGACCTTTTTACACTCTTCTCCTCCTTCTTTACAGCACTTGCCGGTGCTACCTTCTCCTTACTGCCCTTGGCCTCGAGCTTTTCCTTCTGGTTCTTCATGAGAGCCTTGACGGTTTCTTCTTGATTGATGTACTCATCAGCCTTTTTTATGAACTGACCGAGAGTCACTAACTTGGTACTTTTCGACAGCTCGGCCATCAAAGGCCCTTCAGCCCTTACTCCATGCATTAGAGCATCAAGTACTGTTTGCTCAGGAGGATTTTCAATCATCAACTTCTCCTGGTTAAATCTGAGCATGAACTCTTTTAATGACTCCTCCTTCTCCTGCACAAGGGACAACAAATAAGCcggattcttcttcctcttccggGTAGCCAAGAACTGACTCAAGAAGAGACGCCCGAGAGTCTTGAAATCGTCTATTGAATTGGCCGGAAGTTTGCCGAACCAATCTTTAGCTACTCCTGCTAAAGTTAAGGGAAAAACCCTACATGAAATTGCATCTGGGGTTCCATGGAGAATGAAATGCGCACGAAGACCTTCCATGTGTTCAGTTGGATCCCCAGTACCATTATAGAGATTGACTTGGGGCATCTTGAATTTATCAGGGAGAGGAAAATTCATGACCCGAGGGGTGAAGGGGAGACTTGTGTTTTCCATAAGTTCCCCCGCATTGGTTTGATCTCCGCCATCTACTATTTGACGAGCCATTTCATCGCATTTCTTCTTAAGCTCCTGCAAGTCGGCGTTAACGTTGCTCTCGTTATACCCTTCAGTGCGATGATCCTCCTGGCGAAAAGACTACTCCCTTCGAGATCTAGTATAACGAGACCTTTCATTCTGGACAGTATTATGATGGCTGGCTTGAGTTGAGCTTACTTCGTCTTCTTCCTCAAAACCTCGGGGCCTCTTTCCCCTATGGATCTCGGCGCGTCTTTCCCTCTCGCGCCTATCTTCTTGTCTCTTCATCCTTCTTTCCTCCCGCTCTTGATTCCTTCGGCTGTTTTGGCCTTCGGCAACCGTGAGCCTTGTAGCGAGGTCTTCGTTCTGCTTCTGCAAAGCCTTCATGGATTCAGTCATCTGCTTCATGAAATCTGCTAACTCTAGAGGAGCTCCAGCAGCCCCAGGAGGTACGCCGGGCTGTCGCACAGATTGGGAGCGTGTATTCACCATAcctagaataataaaaaatgaaggaaatagctaggttcccacagacggcgccaaactgttggtACTCAGTTTTCCgggatggtgacgtggcacgccttCGGGTGGTGCGATGGGCTTCGGCGATATTTCAGACTACACACAGAAGAGAACAAATAGGACTAGAGCCCCCCGGTGGTGTCCCGGCGGGGgaactccgatgcctaagttagaaacTGAGGAAAGAGTGTTTAAGCAATCAAAGTTTTCAAAGCCAGGATTGCACTTACCTTTGATGGAAATCGAGAgctgtatttataggcatggagtagaGTTTGTCTCCCGCATATCTTGGGACTCTTATCCTTGAATATCTGGTTTACAGTTATTCTGTTAAGGGATGAATCTTGGGATGAGGTAGTAAGCCGTCGTTTGACGTATATTGCCTTTTGAATTTAAATAGCCTCTTATCCCGCTAGTATAGGGATTGTTTGTTGAAGGCTTCTTTCGAATGTAGGATAATGTTTACTGAAATGAATTTGAATCTTTGTATATCCTTAACTGTATAATGGCAACTTTACCCTTGGTATTCTGACTTATTCGCATTCGGTGTAATGTCTCGGATCTGACGTCTGACTCCTATCTGAGGGACGGTCTCGGAGTCAGATCCCGAGACTGTGCCGGTTTACGAGGCCTTCTCGGGAAAAGCTATTCTGAGGCCTTGTCAAATTTCCCGTTTAGTCAAGATCGGGTTTGGAGTCTATTGGGTTTAAATAGCGGATTCATGACCCAACAAGCATAAAGCTTGAACGTGTTGTAAGTTTAGAGAGAAAAACTGAAAAAGAGATCGAGGAAGCAAGTGAAGAAAGAGAGACGACTTGAAGGAGAAAACTATTTAAGGGTAAGTTTCCTTCACATTCATATCTTGTTTTTcctaattcaaaaaaaaaaaaaaaaaaccatcttgtttttccttaatttttcatTCAGAAATCTTTACTTAGGCATCAGAAATGTTTCTCATCAACAAACCCAGTAAATCTTTTTTGGCTTACCTTCTGTCCATCTTATAGCTAGCTACCTTTGGTTGCTTACTGA
This genomic interval from Corylus avellana chromosome ca3, CavTom2PMs-1.0 contains the following:
- the LOC132174251 gene encoding uncharacterized protein LOC132174251, producing MVNTRSQSVRQPGVPPGAAGAPLELADFMKQMTESMKALQKQNEDLATRLTVAEGQNSRRNQEREERRMKRQEDRRERERRAEIHRGKRPRGFEEEDEEDHRTEGYNESNVNADLQELKKKCDEMARQIVDGGDQTNAGELMENTSLPFTPRVMNFPLPDKFKMPQVNLYNGTGDPTEHMEGLRAHFILHGTPDAISCRVFPLTLAGVAKDWFGKLPANSIDDFKTLGRLFLSQFLATRKRKKNPAYLLSLVQEKEESLKEFMLRFNQEKLMIENPPEQTVLDALMHGVRAEGPLMAELSKSTKLVTLGQFIKKADEYINQEETVKALMKNQKEKLEAKGSKEKVAPASAVKKEEKSVKRSEKVAPSYPRMDPRKLQSAKFSPLNTSMLSKLKGDPKRRDPQKYCEYHCDHGHLTEECITLRQEIENHIRNGRLVKFLAGERNQRRNEEPLLLEGDREAHRNREARPREDRYAEPMQDQQAEPRRDREFHQPRHQDVVREIHTISGGLAGGGISSSSRKAYARRTKADNEVLLVERPLKIARRARMAISFSEEDERGVIFPHDDVLVVTLTVANHKIHRVLVDNGSLANILYWLVFKQMGVERNRIQPFDSPLVGFVGEQV
- the LOC132174250 gene encoding uncharacterized protein LOC132174250, translating into MRLVSLPVTVGTTPRQSTTMVDFLVIDRPSSYNAIIGRPSLNKLKAVTSTYHLMMKFPIEEGVGVVKGDQVTARKCYNISLKKSEPSPLTVGMVGSRSKVPLKGEPAEPLEEVKLEEGKVVKVGTQLASKIRDSLITFLQEIMEVFAWTHEDMPGINPDDIVHQLNVDPNIKLVRQKRRKFAPERNMAIAEEVEKLLKARFIEEVYYLDWLANVVLVKKSSGKWKMCVDFTDLNKACSKDSFPLPCIGALVDSTARYGLLSFIDAFSGYNQIYMHLEDQEKTAFITDRGLYCYKVLPFGLKNVGATYQRLVNKMFRDQIGCNMDLYVDDMLVKSMLPEGHIEDLQETFGTLKKYGMKLNPAKSEEVSDQHTSVKQSRSRGSFVFKLAVSPTTISAALIREEDGVQKPVYFISRALRGAEERYPQMEKLAFALIIASRKLRLYFQAHTIRVLTEYPLKKKEETGVVYVDGSSTRKNGGAGVVLITPDGEELCSSLRLEFKTTNNETEYEAVLVGLGLAREMGADFVELRSDSQVIVGHIRGEFEARGDKMKQYLSKVQDLQNAFRKLCIMKIPREENERADQLARKASTAVSGVEEPEVPIQVLSRPAIPETVSVSVTETVSKWQRSIREYLEQGTLPSDKKSATQIKIKAARFTIINGVLYKRGFMLPLLKCISKEEGDYVLREIHEGICGNHSGARVLAHKAVRAGFYWPNINRDSVQMVRNCDKCQRFANIAKQPPEDLSSISSLRPFSQWGVDIVRPLPRGKGGMRFAVVAVDYFTKWAEVEALVNITAKSIERFL